One window of the Syntrophorhabdaceae bacterium genome contains the following:
- a CDS encoding FAD-dependent oxidoreductase, giving the protein MRHIYKDKTGDHYRKLFEPINIGKITLKNRIAMAPMGLLGLTDREGNPSPRAIDYYMERARGGVGLIITGLFKVENKIDVSRPYMTLISHSSLGPLGELGEAVHALGAKIFIQLTAGFGRVSRTPTAFGQPVSASAVAHYSDPSVTCRSLSTEEVEIIVRAFGDAAETVATAGMDGIELHGHEGYLLDQFTTALWNQRVDRYGGSLKARLTFPIEIVQEIKKRIGNEFPVVYRFGLKHFIKGPNRSAFKGEDFVEQGRDLDEGVKMARLLQGSGFDALHVDAGSYDSWYWAHPPIYQEHGCMIEMAASAKQAVSIPVIAVGRLESPDVAEQTLASGKADIIALGRGLLAEPRWPMIVRENRNEDLRPCIGCHDGCMGRFSTFRPLCCTVNPAVGREREYQLTPANTQKKVVVVGGGMAGMEAARAAAIRGHSITLYEKSERLGGHVIEAAVPEFKKDLKRLIEWYETQLKKLDIEIRLGIEATEQDVLEHNPDAALVATGSDHVMPDLPGIENRQVVTCTELLAGRSTAHGAVVVIGGGLMGCETALWLAQQGLNVSVVEMLPELMPDVLHAIPRMNRIMLLDLMTAHGVKTITGAEVQEIACNSVMIARASFEKNEVPAQTVVIATGMQPRDGLYRALNNKIAHLYALGDCREPRNITGAIWDGYEVGRTI; this is encoded by the coding sequence ATGAGACATATCTATAAAGATAAAACGGGTGACCACTATCGCAAACTCTTTGAGCCGATAAATATCGGTAAAATCACCCTGAAGAACAGGATAGCCATGGCGCCCATGGGGCTTTTAGGACTCACCGATCGAGAAGGAAATCCATCACCTCGTGCCATCGATTACTATATGGAACGGGCTCGCGGCGGGGTCGGCCTCATCATCACCGGACTCTTTAAAGTGGAGAATAAGATCGATGTATCCAGGCCATATATGACGCTTATCAGCCATTCTTCTCTCGGTCCCCTGGGCGAGCTTGGCGAGGCCGTGCACGCCCTCGGCGCAAAGATTTTTATCCAATTAACAGCGGGGTTCGGACGTGTTTCAAGGACACCCACTGCCTTCGGTCAACCCGTTTCAGCATCTGCGGTTGCGCACTACTCCGATCCTTCGGTCACATGTCGATCTCTTTCCACGGAAGAAGTCGAAATTATCGTCCGGGCTTTTGGTGATGCCGCGGAAACAGTCGCCACAGCCGGCATGGACGGCATCGAGTTACATGGTCATGAAGGATATCTGCTTGATCAGTTTACCACGGCCCTTTGGAACCAGCGCGTGGACAGATACGGCGGGAGTCTTAAAGCAAGGCTCACGTTTCCCATCGAGATAGTGCAGGAAATCAAAAAGCGGATCGGCAATGAATTCCCCGTGGTCTACCGATTCGGGCTCAAACATTTCATAAAGGGGCCTAACAGGAGTGCCTTCAAAGGAGAGGATTTCGTTGAGCAGGGACGCGACCTTGATGAAGGCGTTAAGATGGCCCGGCTTTTACAAGGCTCGGGCTTTGACGCGCTCCATGTCGATGCGGGGTCATACGATAGCTGGTATTGGGCTCACCCTCCGATTTATCAAGAACACGGCTGTATGATAGAAATGGCGGCATCTGCCAAGCAGGCAGTCAGCATCCCTGTCATCGCCGTGGGCAGGTTGGAAAGTCCCGATGTAGCCGAACAGACGCTAGCATCAGGAAAGGCTGACATTATAGCCCTTGGCAGAGGACTGCTCGCCGAACCGCGTTGGCCCATGATCGTACGGGAAAACAGAAATGAAGACTTGAGACCGTGCATCGGATGCCACGATGGGTGCATGGGCAGGTTCTCGACCTTTCGGCCGCTCTGTTGCACGGTGAATCCGGCCGTGGGAAGGGAAAGAGAGTATCAACTCACTCCAGCCAACACACAAAAAAAAGTTGTTGTAGTCGGCGGTGGAATGGCGGGTATGGAGGCAGCGAGGGCGGCCGCCATCAGGGGCCATTCCATAACACTCTACGAAAAGAGTGAGCGCCTTGGCGGGCATGTGATCGAGGCGGCGGTGCCGGAATTCAAAAAGGATCTGAAAAGACTCATCGAGTGGTATGAGACGCAACTGAAGAAACTTGATATCGAGATACGACTTGGAATAGAGGCCACCGAACAAGACGTCCTGGAACACAATCCCGATGCGGCGCTCGTCGCTACCGGATCGGATCACGTCATGCCCGACTTACCGGGCATAGAGAACCGGCAAGTAGTCACGTGCACCGAGCTGCTTGCCGGTAGAAGTACTGCCCATGGCGCAGTCGTGGTGATAGGCGGCGGGCTTATGGGGTGTGAGACCGCTCTGTGGCTCGCCCAACAGGGCTTAAACGTATCTGTGGTGGAAATGCTGCCGGAGCTCATGCCGGATGTTCTTCATGCGATACCCCGCATGAACAGGATCATGCTGCTCGATCTCATGACCGCCCATGGCGTCAAAACAATAACGGGCGCAGAGGTTCAGGAAATAGCCTGTAACAGCGTTATGATCGCCCGAGCATCATTCGAAAAGAACGAGGTTCCAGCCCAGACTGTTGTGATCGCGACAGGCATGCAGCCCCGGGATGGTCTGTATAGAGCCCTCAACAACAAAATCGCACACCTCTATGCATTGGGAGACTGTAGGGAGCCGAGAAACATAACCGGGGCAATCTGGGACGGATATGAAGTGGGTCGCACCATATGA
- a CDS encoding M24 family metallopeptidase, translated as MSFSLNERDRRYEAIRRLMREAGLDNLVIVGRDSHTARGNLRYVSNHGVNFGEQYCLFPVDSDPVFLGSPIASSHVRRAGWIHDCVDVTGDSARVIEEISRRSHGDSLGLVGIQHLPVPLYLSLREAFPRRIVDSISIFKQLRLVKSQEEIATIRDSATIADRAYAAVRETLQAGISDYEIYGEVSRVIHSMGCEYSMNFIDGEAAKINFFYPVGNVLRADSTLALEITPSREGYYAQLTVTIPVTEYPAHIEPLLPVWREALDAGVAFLKPGIKADKIDRVVTEVVHKHGYTSPLRAGHGIGLDALEFFSFSATDNTELMPGMTVAFHPCIATQPGQDGIGMGYTYLITDEGAEKLSQVTI; from the coding sequence ATGAGTTTCTCACTGAACGAACGCGATCGACGTTACGAAGCCATCAGGAGGCTCATGCGAGAGGCCGGCCTCGATAATCTCGTCATCGTCGGACGCGACAGCCATACAGCTCGGGGCAATCTACGATATGTGAGTAACCACGGGGTCAACTTTGGTGAACAGTACTGCCTGTTCCCTGTCGATTCAGACCCTGTCTTTCTCGGATCGCCTATCGCATCTTCCCATGTGCGACGGGCCGGATGGATTCATGATTGTGTGGATGTTACGGGCGATTCGGCGCGCGTCATAGAGGAGATTTCCCGTCGCAGCCATGGCGATTCTTTAGGATTGGTAGGCATACAGCACCTGCCCGTTCCACTCTATTTATCTTTGAGAGAGGCATTCCCCCGCAGAATAGTTGATTCCATATCGATCTTCAAACAGTTGCGTCTTGTCAAAAGTCAGGAGGAAATCGCGACGATCAGAGACTCAGCTACCATTGCCGACAGGGCGTACGCCGCTGTCCGGGAGACATTGCAGGCAGGAATAAGTGATTACGAGATTTACGGAGAGGTAAGCAGGGTTATACACAGCATGGGCTGCGAATACTCAATGAATTTTATAGATGGGGAGGCAGCAAAGATAAACTTTTTCTATCCGGTGGGCAACGTGCTCCGCGCTGACAGCACCCTGGCCCTGGAGATCACCCCTTCCCGTGAGGGCTATTATGCACAGCTAACGGTGACAATCCCCGTCACAGAATATCCCGCCCACATCGAACCGTTACTTCCGGTGTGGCGCGAAGCGTTGGATGCTGGAGTTGCTTTTTTGAAACCAGGGATAAAGGCAGACAAAATAGATCGCGTGGTAACTGAAGTAGTCCACAAACACGGCTATACAAGCCCACTTCGTGCAGGACACGGCATAGGGCTTGATGCGCTCGAATTCTTCTCGTTTTCAGCAACTGACAACACCGAGCTCATGCCGGGAATGACAGTGGCGTTTCATCCATGTATCGCTACTCAACCCGGACAAGACGGTATCGGTATGGGATATACGTATCTTATCACCGATGAAGGAGCGGAAAAATTAAGCCAGGTTACCATCTGA
- a CDS encoding FAD-dependent oxidoreductase translates to MKTNKFLMMLAAGLFVLCAAGATNGQTLKTDVVVIGAGGSGMMAALAAAENGARVTVFEAKSNPGGTSNFPMGIFAVESKMQKERGITLSRDEAFNMMMEYNHYMGNARLIRAFIDKSPDTIEWMQKQGVEFTEPSTTMPGAPRTWHLIKGRGGAMMKALVAKAKEKGIDIHLNAPVKRILKEQDRITGVIAEEGGKTLEVNARAVIIATGGYGGNRDWVKKYAGFQIGVDMFPRVDVGLMGDGLQMAWDVGAAQEGMGLVEIEYWLPGSGLDGTQLLILIRQPYLWVNLLGLRFGNEETMVLNSPFAGNALAKQKGRHCYLVFDEDTKNYMETKGFDRGASNVGGVAGDRLANLEAQIKSATEKGNKNLFIASSLEDLANKTGMKLEALKTTINEYNGFAAKKKDDQFAKNPLYLRPVRTAPFYALRIYPTMLGTLGGIKVNEKLEVMNKDFDVIPGLYAVGNNVGVMYGDTYSFAIPGTSLGFAVNSGRMAGENAAKYVRR, encoded by the coding sequence ATGAAAACCAACAAGTTCCTAATGATGCTGGCCGCGGGTTTGTTCGTCCTTTGTGCGGCAGGCGCGACAAATGGTCAGACCTTGAAGACAGACGTAGTCGTTATCGGCGCCGGCGGCTCGGGAATGATGGCGGCGCTTGCAGCTGCCGAGAATGGAGCAAGGGTAACTGTCTTTGAGGCCAAATCAAATCCAGGAGGCACGAGCAATTTTCCCATGGGGATCTTCGCCGTAGAAAGTAAAATGCAAAAAGAAAGAGGTATTACTCTTTCCCGGGATGAGGCCTTTAATATGATGATGGAATATAATCACTATATGGGCAATGCAAGATTGATTAGAGCATTCATCGACAAGTCGCCCGACACAATTGAGTGGATGCAGAAACAGGGGGTTGAGTTCACCGAACCCTCGACCACAATGCCCGGAGCTCCCCGCACATGGCACCTTATCAAGGGGCGCGGGGGCGCAATGATGAAGGCGCTTGTAGCCAAAGCAAAGGAAAAAGGCATCGATATCCACTTGAATGCGCCCGTAAAGAGGATTCTCAAGGAACAGGACAGAATTACCGGGGTAATCGCGGAAGAGGGCGGGAAGACTCTTGAGGTAAATGCCCGGGCAGTCATTATTGCTACCGGTGGATATGGCGGCAACAGGGACTGGGTAAAGAAATATGCCGGTTTTCAGATAGGAGTTGACATGTTCCCAAGGGTTGATGTGGGCCTTATGGGGGATGGACTTCAAATGGCATGGGATGTCGGAGCCGCTCAAGAAGGAATGGGCCTTGTTGAAATTGAGTACTGGCTCCCCGGGTCGGGCCTTGACGGAACCCAGCTCCTTATCCTCATCCGTCAGCCTTATCTTTGGGTTAACCTGCTGGGCCTGCGCTTTGGAAACGAAGAAACCATGGTCCTCAATAGCCCATTTGCGGGAAATGCGCTGGCAAAGCAAAAAGGGAGGCATTGTTACCTTGTCTTTGACGAGGACACGAAAAACTACATGGAGACGAAAGGCTTCGACCGAGGCGCGAGCAACGTGGGCGGTGTGGCCGGTGACAGGCTCGCCAATCTGGAAGCCCAGATAAAGAGCGCCACGGAAAAGGGAAACAAGAACCTTTTCATCGCAAGCTCTCTTGAAGACCTGGCAAACAAAACCGGCATGAAGCTGGAAGCGTTGAAAACTACGATCAACGAATATAACGGGTTTGCGGCAAAAAAGAAAGACGATCAGTTCGCGAAGAACCCGCTCTATCTCCGGCCCGTAAGAACGGCTCCTTTTTATGCACTCAGAATCTATCCCACGATGCTGGGTACTCTCGGCGGCATAAAGGTCAATGAAAAATTGGAAGTGATGAATAAAGATTTTGACGTGATTCCCGGTCTATATGCGGTAGGGAATAACGTCGGGGTAATGTATGGCGATACCTACAGCTTTGCTATACCGGGAACATCCCTCGGTTTTGCCGTAAATTCGGGACGCATGGCAGGGGAGAACGCGGCAAAATACGTCAGGAGGTAA
- a CDS encoding MFS transporter, giving the protein MTLFAVVFAVSLGFSMVSPFLPLYLKDVGSGGLGIAVLYFSYGLTRLLLSPVGGSLSDSANRHTLIVMGLTIYCLVALGYLFLSWNLVSWTILFIFQGTAAALVRPLALASIADFVPRNREGTSMGTFDISFYIAMGVGPILGGLARDRFGIQTVFGCLFFLCVLSLFLSILYVSDFSAAGRPSHDKTFRTAFQNRRLLGLASFIFTRSLGITVSAVFLPILLSDLKFSGLKIGTIMAVGTIFTVLFLRPFGKICDRLDRETITKAGGICVALMTCSLPWAKTFWHFAFLCAGIGVCSALTIPATAALLVEEGRFHGMGLTIGFFNSAMNLGLLVGPLLGGVLMNSSSLSSIFYVAGLMGVAGIVCFTVLFQNSVSIKNEVSGA; this is encoded by the coding sequence GTGACGCTCTTCGCCGTCGTCTTTGCGGTTTCTCTTGGCTTTTCAATGGTCAGCCCTTTCTTGCCGCTCTACCTGAAAGACGTGGGGAGCGGCGGCTTAGGTATTGCCGTTCTTTATTTTTCATATGGCTTGACCAGGCTTCTCTTGTCGCCCGTGGGCGGAAGTTTGTCCGACAGCGCTAACAGGCATACTCTCATTGTCATGGGACTCACTATTTATTGTCTGGTTGCCCTGGGGTACCTCTTTCTTTCCTGGAACCTCGTTTCCTGGACAATTCTTTTTATATTCCAGGGCACGGCAGCGGCATTGGTGCGTCCGCTGGCCTTAGCCTCAATTGCCGATTTTGTCCCCAGAAATCGTGAAGGGACTTCCATGGGCACCTTTGATATCTCTTTCTATATAGCCATGGGTGTTGGGCCCATATTGGGAGGACTTGCGAGAGACCGCTTCGGAATACAGACTGTCTTTGGCTGTCTTTTCTTCCTCTGTGTTTTATCCTTATTCCTCAGTATTCTGTACGTTTCCGATTTTTCCGCTGCGGGCAGGCCTTCACACGACAAAACCTTTCGGACCGCTTTTCAAAATAGACGGCTTCTTGGCCTCGCATCATTCATCTTCACCCGTTCTCTCGGCATAACCGTCAGTGCCGTATTTCTGCCTATTCTGTTGAGTGATCTCAAGTTTAGCGGGCTTAAGATCGGCACAATAATGGCCGTTGGAACGATCTTCACAGTACTATTTTTGCGACCATTCGGAAAGATATGCGACAGGTTGGATCGCGAGACAATTACAAAGGCCGGCGGCATTTGCGTGGCCCTGATGACATGTTCTCTTCCTTGGGCCAAGACATTCTGGCACTTTGCTTTTTTGTGCGCGGGAATCGGCGTGTGCAGCGCTTTGACCATCCCGGCCACTGCTGCCCTCCTTGTGGAAGAAGGTCGTTTTCACGGAATGGGCTTGACAATCGGGTTTTTTAATTCCGCTATGAACCTCGGACTGCTTGTTGGCCCGCTCCTGGGAGGGGTCCTTATGAACAGCTCTTCCCTGTCCTCAATCTTCTATGTGGCCGGTTTAATGGGTGTTGCGGGGATAGTATGTTTCACTGTGCTTTTTCAAAATAGCGTCTCTATCAAAAATGAAGTCTCCGGAGCATGA
- the tyrS gene encoding tyrosine--tRNA ligase, which produces MDIDRQMEIIKRGAVDLVNEEELRKKLIRSREQNKPLRVKLGLDPTAPDLHLGHTVVLQKLKQFQDLGHTAIFLIGDFTGLIGDPTGRIETRPQISKETLLANAETYKEQGFKILDSKTTEMRFNSEWFEAMNAADMIRLCAQYTMARMMEREDFRNRYQNNLPISIHEFLYPLVQGYDSVALKTDVELGGHDQIFNLFVGREIQRAYGQESQCIVTVPLLEGTDGVNKMSKSYGNYVGIDEPAQAMFGKLMSISDELMLKYYELLSDITLEDLKSLKEGIRSGTVHPKDAKVRLAKEIITRFHNAQAAEAAHQNFEKTFRDKEVPDDIEVVRVESAAVEKWLPKLLVNLGMVSSTSEGKRMIAQGGVSINSEKVKSDDVPAGEELIIKVGKRKFKKVIIQGQ; this is translated from the coding sequence ATGGATATTGATCGCCAGATGGAGATAATAAAGCGGGGAGCCGTAGACCTCGTCAATGAAGAAGAGTTGCGGAAAAAACTCATACGTTCGAGGGAGCAGAACAAGCCCCTCAGGGTCAAGCTTGGTCTTGATCCCACAGCCCCGGATTTACATCTCGGCCACACGGTCGTCCTTCAAAAACTAAAACAATTTCAAGACCTCGGACATACGGCGATTTTTCTGATCGGCGACTTTACCGGGTTGATAGGTGATCCTACGGGCAGGATAGAAACGCGACCCCAGATATCCAAAGAGACACTACTCGCTAATGCCGAGACATATAAGGAGCAGGGCTTCAAAATCCTCGACTCCAAGACCACGGAAATGAGATTCAACAGTGAGTGGTTCGAAGCAATGAATGCCGCCGACATGATCAGGCTTTGCGCACAGTACACCATGGCCCGAATGATGGAACGGGAAGACTTCCGTAATCGTTATCAAAATAACCTTCCCATCAGTATCCACGAATTCCTCTATCCCCTGGTTCAGGGCTACGATTCGGTCGCGCTCAAGACTGACGTAGAGCTCGGCGGTCATGACCAGATTTTTAATCTCTTTGTAGGTCGCGAGATCCAGAGGGCTTATGGTCAGGAATCTCAGTGTATCGTCACGGTGCCCCTGCTTGAAGGCACGGACGGCGTGAACAAGATGAGCAAAAGCTATGGGAACTACGTGGGCATCGATGAACCGGCTCAAGCGATGTTCGGCAAACTCATGTCCATATCGGATGAGCTCATGCTCAAGTACTATGAACTCCTAAGTGACATCACCCTGGAAGATCTCAAGAGTCTCAAGGAGGGGATACGCTCCGGTACTGTGCACCCGAAAGATGCAAAGGTAAGGCTGGCAAAGGAGATCATTACGAGATTTCACAACGCTCAAGCAGCCGAAGCGGCTCATCAGAACTTTGAAAAAACGTTCAGGGACAAGGAAGTACCGGACGACATCGAAGTTGTGAGGGTAGAGAGCGCAGCGGTGGAGAAGTGGCTCCCTAAGCTTCTCGTGAACCTTGGCATGGTCTCATCCACCTCGGAGGGCAAGCGCATGATCGCTCAAGGCGGTGTTTCTATCAACAGCGAGAAGGTGAAATCCGACGACGTGCCCGCCGGTGAAGAATTGATCATCAAGGTTGGGAAAAGGAAATTCAAGAAGGTGATCATCCAAGGACAGTGA
- a CDS encoding TIGR00282 family metallophosphoesterase, with protein sequence MPSSLDVLFLGDVIGKPGRGAVIRYLKTIHVDFVIINGENLAGGIGITPSTAIEILEGGVDAITTGNHVWKKKEMVPFLMEEHRVVRPLNYPRGNPGFGYTVIKKNDISLCVVNIEGRVFMEPLDCPFRVIDEFLEKSDRKGTPIIVDFHAEATSEKIAMGWFLDGRVSALFGTHTHVQTSDERILPGGTGYITDAGMTGPTDSVIGMAKEGVLQKFITQIPHKFEVGKDDVEVQGVRVTIDPLSRKCLKIDRVKEKMV encoded by the coding sequence ATGCCAAGTAGTCTCGATGTCCTGTTTCTGGGCGATGTGATCGGCAAACCCGGACGGGGAGCTGTCATTCGCTACCTGAAAACCATACATGTCGATTTTGTCATCATCAACGGGGAGAATCTCGCAGGTGGTATAGGGATTACCCCTTCTACGGCCATCGAGATCCTGGAAGGCGGTGTAGATGCCATCACCACAGGAAACCACGTGTGGAAAAAGAAAGAAATGGTCCCGTTTCTCATGGAGGAGCATCGCGTGGTCCGTCCTCTCAACTATCCCCGGGGGAATCCGGGCTTTGGATACACCGTTATCAAAAAGAACGACATATCCCTGTGTGTGGTTAATATTGAAGGCCGGGTTTTCATGGAACCCCTGGATTGCCCATTTCGCGTTATCGACGAATTCCTCGAAAAAAGCGACAGGAAAGGGACGCCCATAATCGTAGATTTCCATGCCGAAGCCACCTCGGAGAAGATTGCCATGGGATGGTTTCTCGATGGCAGGGTCTCCGCGTTATTTGGGACCCATACCCACGTGCAGACTTCCGATGAGAGGATACTGCCCGGAGGAACGGGTTATATCACCGATGCAGGTATGACAGGACCGACCGATTCCGTAATCGGTATGGCCAAGGAAGGTGTTCTGCAGAAATTCATTACCCAGATACCTCATAAATTCGAAGTGGGAAAGGATGATGTGGAGGTTCAGGGCGTGCGTGTAACTATCGATCCGTTGAGCAGAAAATGTCTCAAGATCGACAGAGTGAAAGAAAAGATGGTGTAG
- the rny gene encoding ribonuclease Y, translating into MDTLILTIISFVVALFVGFVLARLVQKKKIGEYEKIGKKILEDAKKESDVMTREASIQAKDIVLQARNELEQEVKSRRLEMQNSERRLSQKESNIDKKLDSLDKKEDELGKKEREVSGKQSYLDTKIRDYESYIVQQKERLEKISGMTAEEAKKMLIQALEDEAKYEAMKIIKKIEEEAKEKADKKAKEIIAFAIQRYAGDYVGEDTVSVVALPNEEMKGRIIGREGRNIRALEAATGVDIIIDDTPEAVILSCFNPVRREVARIAIERLISDGRIHPARIEEIVSKVAQEMEEKIKEAGEQAVFDLGIHNVHPEMVKLLGRLKFRSSYAQNIYQHSLEVAFICGAIAAELKVNVKEAKRAGLLHDIGKAVDHEIEGSHATIGADLARKHGESEDIIHAVLAHHEDVEVVNLLDVIVQAADALSGARPGARREMLETYIKRLDELERIANGFQGVEKSYAIQAGREIRIVVNSEKTSDENIVLLSKDIAKKIETDLSYPGQIKVVVIRETRSVEYAK; encoded by the coding sequence TTGGATACGCTAATACTGACAATCATAAGCTTCGTTGTGGCGCTTTTCGTCGGGTTTGTTCTGGCCAGGCTGGTGCAGAAGAAAAAGATCGGCGAGTACGAGAAGATAGGCAAGAAGATCCTGGAAGATGCCAAGAAGGAGTCGGACGTGATGACCCGGGAGGCATCGATCCAGGCAAAGGATATTGTGCTCCAGGCGAGGAACGAACTGGAGCAAGAAGTGAAGTCGAGAAGGCTCGAGATGCAGAACTCAGAGAGACGTCTATCGCAGAAAGAGTCGAATATTGATAAGAAACTCGATTCCCTGGACAAGAAAGAGGATGAGTTAGGCAAGAAAGAGAGGGAAGTCTCAGGCAAGCAGTCTTATCTCGACACGAAAATAAGGGACTATGAATCGTATATCGTACAGCAGAAAGAGCGTCTTGAAAAGATATCGGGCATGACCGCCGAGGAAGCCAAGAAGATGCTTATCCAGGCGCTTGAAGACGAAGCCAAGTACGAAGCCATGAAAATTATAAAAAAGATTGAGGAAGAAGCCAAGGAAAAGGCCGACAAGAAGGCCAAGGAGATCATAGCTTTTGCGATCCAGCGATATGCCGGCGATTATGTGGGGGAAGATACCGTGTCGGTCGTTGCCCTTCCCAATGAAGAGATGAAGGGGCGTATCATCGGCCGCGAAGGCCGTAACATTCGTGCCCTAGAGGCGGCGACGGGAGTTGATATTATTATTGATGACACACCGGAAGCCGTGATTCTCTCCTGCTTCAATCCCGTGAGGAGGGAAGTGGCCCGCATCGCCATAGAGAGGCTTATCAGCGACGGTCGCATACATCCGGCCAGGATTGAAGAGATAGTTTCCAAAGTTGCACAAGAAATGGAAGAAAAGATCAAAGAGGCCGGAGAACAGGCGGTCTTTGATCTCGGGATTCACAATGTTCACCCCGAAATGGTGAAACTGTTGGGCAGGCTTAAGTTCAGGAGCAGCTATGCGCAGAATATTTACCAGCATTCTCTGGAGGTCGCATTCATATGCGGGGCCATAGCCGCGGAACTCAAAGTCAATGTGAAAGAGGCAAAACGGGCCGGGTTACTCCATGATATCGGGAAAGCGGTGGACCATGAGATCGAAGGCTCTCACGCTACCATCGGCGCCGACCTGGCGAGGAAACACGGCGAATCCGAAGACATCATCCACGCCGTACTTGCCCATCACGAAGACGTGGAGGTAGTGAACCTGCTTGACGTGATCGTTCAGGCGGCTGACGCACTATCCGGAGCGCGGCCTGGAGCGAGACGAGAGATGCTGGAGACCTACATCAAGCGCCTGGACGAATTAGAGCGCATCGCCAACGGTTTCCAGGGGGTGGAGAAATCATATGCCATACAGGCCGGCAGGGAAATACGCATCGTCGTGAATAGCGAAAAGACGAGTGACGAGAATATTGTCCTGCTGTCGAAAGATATTGCCAAGAAGATCGAGACAGACCTTTCCTATCCGGGGCAGATAAAGGTTGTTGTGATTAGAGAGACAAGGTCAGTGGAATATGCCAAGTAG
- the zapB gene encoding cell division protein ZapB: MEIFSINREIISENRVEELEERIDRLIEGYKAMKAENETLKAKIASVETSDRDVQKKIAEIANERELLIEKVTKILEKVERVEI; this comes from the coding sequence ATGGAAATTTTCAGCATAAATAGAGAAATAATTAGCGAAAACCGTGTAGAAGAACTGGAAGAAAGAATTGACCGGCTCATTGAGGGTTACAAGGCGATGAAGGCCGAGAATGAAACACTCAAGGCTAAAATCGCTTCCGTTGAGACGAGTGACAGGGACGTACAGAAGAAAATAGCTGAGATAGCAAATGAGAGGGAATTGCTTATCGAGAAGGTGACAAAGATTCTCGAAAAAGTAGAAAGAGTTGAAATTTAG
- the prfB gene encoding peptide chain release factor 2 (programmed frameshift) → MLDETKSRIDNLQQRIGSLRGYLDLEGLNKKLGELDSEISQAAFWENQEQAQKTLKERSRIQGEIESWEKKEKDLEEVLILSDLVKETGDAKDLEELDSLVAALDESLETYEIERMLSGENDEGNAIVYINSGAGGTEAQDWVEMLLRMYLKWAERKGFETQVVDLLPGEEAGIKNVTFIVRGKHAYGYLKCEAGIHRLVRVSPFDANNRRHTSFASFYAYPEISEDIQVAIKEEDLRVDTFRSSGPGGQHVNRTESAIRITHIPTGIVVQCQNERSQHKNRAIAMAILKSRLYELEKKKQEEKLDSLNREKKDIAWGSQIRSYVLHPYKLIKDHRTKHEEHNAEAVLDGNIDGFIKSYLLYLTFDQKRYDN, encoded by the exons ATGTTAGATGAAACCAAAAGCAGGATCGATAACCTGCAGCAAAGAATAGGCTCGTTACGAGGCTATCTT GACCTCGAAGGCCTCAACAAAAAACTCGGCGAGTTAGATTCGGAGATTTCACAGGCGGCCTTCTGGGAAAATCAGGAACAGGCCCAGAAGACGCTCAAAGAGAGATCGAGAATTCAGGGAGAAATCGAAAGCTGGGAGAAGAAAGAAAAAGACCTGGAAGAGGTACTCATCTTGAGCGATCTTGTGAAAGAAACCGGGGATGCCAAAGACCTGGAGGAGCTCGATTCGCTTGTAGCCGCCCTGGACGAATCTCTCGAAACCTATGAAATCGAACGGATGCTGAGCGGCGAAAACGATGAAGGCAATGCGATTGTGTACATCAATTCCGGCGCGGGGGGCACTGAGGCCCAGGACTGGGTCGAGATGCTGCTCAGGATGTACCTCAAGTGGGCGGAAAGAAAGGGGTTTGAAACACAGGTTGTGGACCTCTTGCCTGGTGAAGAGGCGGGGATCAAGAATGTTACCTTTATCGTGCGCGGAAAGCATGCTTACGGATATTTGAAGTGTGAGGCGGGCATCCACAGGCTGGTCCGCGTTTCTCCCTTTGATGCCAACAACCGGCGCCACACATCGTTCGCGTCGTTTTATGCCTATCCGGAGATTTCCGAGGATATTCAAGTGGCCATAAAGGAAGAAGACCTGCGTGTGGACACGTTCCGTTCCAGCGGGCCCGGCGGACAGCATGTGAACAGGACCGAATCGGCCATACGCATCACCCACATCCCCACGGGTATCGTGGTGCAATGCCAGAATGAGCGGTCTCAGCACAAAAACAGGGCTATAGCTATGGCGATTCTCAAATCCCGTTTGTACGAACTCGAAAAAAAGAAGCAGGAGGAGAAGTTAGATTCTCTGAACAGGGAGAAGAAGGATATAGCGTGGGGAAGCCAAATACGCTCATATGTATTACATCCGTATAAACTTATCAAAGATCACCGCACCAAACATGAAGAGCACAATGCGGAGGCCGTTCTTGACGGGAATATCGATGGTTTTATTAAATCTTACCTTTTATACTTGACTTTTGACCAGAAAAGGTATGATAATTAA